A region from the Cannabis sativa cultivar Pink pepper isolate KNU-18-1 chromosome 9, ASM2916894v1, whole genome shotgun sequence genome encodes:
- the LOC133031117 gene encoding ferritin-like catalase Nec2, translated as MSMSMSSHMGSMASSIVAFVLVLLLPKYLANNNIGSSVLNSDVDLLEFPLNLEFLETEFFLYGALGYGLDRVAPHLTKGGPPPVGATKANLDNITADIITQFGFQEVGHLRAIQHTVKGFPRPLLNLSSSVFAGVIKDAFGREITPPFDPYRNSLNFLIASYLVPYVGLTGYVGTNPNLNKPTSRSLLAGLLGVESGQDAVIRALLYERKEMTVEPYNITVAEFTERISELRNRLGRTDVTDEGLVVPIDLGAEGKVSGNVLSANQDSLSYGRTPAEILRIVYGNGNERVPGGFFPKGANGRIARSYLVSR; from the exons ATGAGTATGAGTATGAGTTCACATATGGGGTCAATGGCCAGTTCAATTGTTGCTTTTGTGCTAGTCCTTCTCCTCCCAAAATACCTAGCAAATAATAATATTGGGAGTAGTGTCCTAAATTCTGATGTTGATCTCTTGGAATTCCCTTTGAATCTTGAGTTTTTGGAAACTGAGTTCTTCTTGTATGGAGCATTGGGTTATGGTTTGGACAGAGTTGCTCCACACTTGACAAAGGGTGGCCCACCTCCCGTCGGTGCTACAAAGGCCAATTTGGACAATATCACAGCAGATATCATTACACAATTTGGGTTCCAAGAAGTTGGACACTTGAg GGCTATTCAACATACAGTAAAAGGATTCCCAAGGCCACTATTGAATTTGAGTTCATCAGTATTTGCAGGAGTAATAAAGGATGCATTTGGGAGAGAGATAACACCTCCCTTTGATCCTTACAGAAACAGCCTTAACTTTCTTATAGCATCATATTTAGTTCCCTATGTTGGACTCACTGGCTACGTTGGAACAAACCCTAACCTAAACAAACCTACTTCCAGGAGT CTTTTGGCGGGTCTTTTGGGTGTGGAATCAGGCCAAGACGCTGTAATTAGAGCATTGTTGTATGAGCGTAAGGAGATGACAGTGGAGCCTTATAACATAACTGTGGCAGAGTTCACAGAACGAATTTCTGAGCTAAGGAACAGGTTGGGACGAACTGATGTGACAGACGAAGGGCTTGTGGTACCAATAGATTTAGGCGCTGAAGGAAAAGTTTCTGGAAATGTACTCTCTGCAAATCAAGACTCGCTTTCGTATGGAAGGACACCGGCGGAGATACTTAGAATTGTGTATGGAAATGGTAATGAACGTGTGCCTGGGGGTTTCTTTCCCAAGGGAGCTAATGGTCGTATTGCTAGGTCTTATCTGGTTTCTAGGTGA